A region from the Benincasa hispida cultivar B227 chromosome 10, ASM972705v1, whole genome shotgun sequence genome encodes:
- the LOC120089164 gene encoding uncharacterized protein LOC120089164: protein MIVEYHPGKVNVVADALSKKSGTIRLLFAQSKLGDSDLRMVAEEIGKGLKSNYHIKAYGILLGEGRICVPNTLELKQAILEEPHSSTYAMHLGSTKMYRTLKKSYWWSSMKREIAEYVDRCLLCQ, encoded by the exons atgattgTCGAGTATCATCCTGGTAAAGTGAATGTAGTTGCAGATGCTCTAAGCAAGAAATCAGGAACAATAAGGCTACTATTTGCTCAATCAAAG TTAGGAGATTCTGATCTCCGAATGGTAGCTGAAGAGATAGGAAAAGGCCTGAAGTCTAATTATCATATAAAAGCATACGGCATTTTGCTCGGAGAAGGTAGAATATGTGTACCTAATACCTTAGAACTTAAACAAGCTATTTTAGAAGAGCCACATAGTTCAACCTATGCAATGCATCTAGGTAGTACGAAGATGTATAGAACATTAAAGAAGTCGTACTGGTGGTCTAGTATGAAAAGAGAGATAGCAGAGTATGTTGATAGATGCTTGCTATGTCAGTAG